TCGATGCCCAGGTTGAGCCCGCGGACCGAGAGGCCGAGCACCGCCAGGACCAGGATGGCCCCGGAGATGATCACCCAGAGCTTGCGCCGCCCGACGAAGTCGAAGCTGACCTCACCGGTGTAGAGCCGGTGGCCGATATTGCCGAAGCGTGACATCGGGTCAGGCCTCCTTGCTGGCGGCAGGACGGGAGGGACGACGGCTGCGGCCGTCCCGCAGCGGGGAACGGACACCGAGCCGCTCGGGCGAGAGCCCGGACCACGGGTGGCCGGAGGCGAAGAACTTCCGCCGGGCCAGCAGGGTCATCAGCGGCTTCGTGAAGAGGAAGACCACCACGACGTCCAGCAGGGTCGTCAGACCCAGGGTGAACGCGAAGCCCTGCACCTTGCCGACGGTGAAGAAGTACAGCACCGCGGCGGCGAGGAAGGACACGAAGTCCGAGACCAGGATCGTGCGTCGGGCGCGCGGCCAGGCGTTGCGCACGGCCGGACGCAGCGTGGCGCCCTCGCGGAGCTCGTCACGGATCCGCTCGAAGTAGACGACGAACGAGTCCGCGGTGATACCGATGGCGACGATGGCGCCACAGACCGCAGGGAGGTTCAGCGCGAAGCCGATCGCCCCACCGAGGAGGCTCATGATCGACCAGGTGAGCACCGCGGAGACCGCCAGCGAGGCGACGGCCACCAGGCCGAGGCCGCGGTAGTAGACCACCGAGTAGAGCACGACCAGGATCAGACCGATCAGACCGGCGATCAGACCCGCGTCGAGCTGGCTGCCGCCGAGCTCGGGCGAGACGGTGACGACCTCGAGCTGCTGGAAGTTCAGCGGCAGCGAGCCGTAGCTGAGCACGTTCGACAGCGAGGTGGCGTCCGACTGCGTGAAGCTGCCGGTGATCTGCGCCTGGCCGCCCGAGATGGTCGAGGTGACCTGGGGCGAGGACTGGACCTGGCCGTCGAGCTCGATGGCGAACTGGTTCTGCGGGCTCGTCTTCGTCGACAGCATAGTGGTCGTCTTGGTGAACTGGGCGCTGCCCTTCGAGTTGAAGGAGAGGTTCACCTGCCACTGACCGGTCTGCGTGCTGAGGCCCGCCGAGGCGCCGCTGATGTCCTGGCCGGCGACGGCCACGGCGTCCAGCGCGTACTTGGTCCAGACGCCGCCCTGGGCGTCCTGGGAGCAGGCGACGATCTGGTCCGTGTCCTGCTTGACGCGAGCCGCTGCGGAAGCCTGGAGGCGGCCGGCGTCCGTGGTGCAGTTCAGCGCGTTGAACGCGCCCTGCAGCGACGCGGGGACGGTACCGCCCAGCTGGCCGGAGACCGGGGCACCGGGCGCGGCGGCGGTCGGCGCGGCGCTGGGCGTCGTGCCCGCCTTGGCGGTGGTGGAGGCGGAGGCGTGCGCGGTGGGGCTCGCCTTCAGTGCACCGGAGACCGCGTCACCCTGCGTCTTGCTCGCACTCGGCGCGGCGCTGGCGGTGCCGGTCAGCTTCGGCTGCGTGGCCGAGGGACTCGGGGTGGCACCGGGCTTGGTCCCGCCGGTCGCGCTCGGCGTCGGGGAGCTCTTGACCGCGCTCGCGCTGATCTGCTGCTGCTCGGCGAGCACCGGACGGAAGCCGAGCTTGGCGGTCGTCGCCAGCTCGTTGGCGACCTGGGTGGAGTTGGTGCCCTTGGGGATGTTGACGACGATCTCGTCGTTCCCCTGCACCTGGACCGTGGACTCGGTCACACCGGTCCCGTTCACGCGATCGAGCATGATCGACGACGCGATCCCCATGTTGGCGGGGTTGATCGCCTTGGGGTCGGTCGACTTCGCCTGCAGCGTCACGCTGGTGCCACCGGCGAGGTCGATGCCGAGGCGCGGCTTCGTGTTGCCGGTCCCGAACATGATCGCGACCAGGGCGACCATGATCACCAGGATCAGGCTCAGCGCACGCCCCGGGTATCCGTCACGGGGACGGGACTTGGGTGATGCCACCTTCTCGATTCTCTCTGTCCATGCCGTGGGCTGGTCGAGCGGCCCG
This genomic interval from Streptacidiphilus rugosus AM-16 contains the following:
- the secD gene encoding protein translocase subunit SecD, which codes for MASPKSRPRDGYPGRALSLILVIMVALVAIMFGTGNTKPRLGIDLAGGTSVTLQAKSTDPKAINPANMGIASSIMLDRVNGTGVTESTVQVQGNDEIVVNIPKGTNSTQVANELATTAKLGFRPVLAEQQQISASAVKSSPTPSATGGTKPGATPSPSATQPKLTGTASAAPSASKTQGDAVSGALKASPTAHASASTTAKAGTTPSAAPTAAAPGAPVSGQLGGTVPASLQGAFNALNCTTDAGRLQASAAARVKQDTDQIVACSQDAQGGVWTKYALDAVAVAGQDISGASAGLSTQTGQWQVNLSFNSKGSAQFTKTTTMLSTKTSPQNQFAIELDGQVQSSPQVTSTISGGQAQITGSFTQSDATSLSNVLSYGSLPLNFQQLEVVTVSPELGGSQLDAGLIAGLIGLILVVLYSVVYYRGLGLVAVASLAVSAVLTWSIMSLLGGAIGFALNLPAVCGAIVAIGITADSFVVYFERIRDELREGATLRPAVRNAWPRARRTILVSDFVSFLAAAVLYFFTVGKVQGFAFTLGLTTLLDVVVVFLFTKPLMTLLARRKFFASGHPWSGLSPERLGVRSPLRDGRSRRPSRPAASKEA